One window from the genome of Rhodopseudomonas sp. P2A-2r encodes:
- a CDS encoding efflux RND transporter periplasmic adaptor subunit, whose amino-acid sequence MTTFNARSAGLALLLAGLAPLLAGCNEPKQAVAATQPSEPEVSVVSVKPQARSLVRELPGRIAPTRVADVRPRVSGIVVERMFHQGSVVMAGEPLYRIDPKPFQVELQASDAALAKADAAYDLAAQHARRIATLAGQKAVSEAENEKAIGAMRQAEAEIAGRKADVARAKLNLDYATIRAPISGIIGAALVSEGALVVQNENTNLATIQQLDPIYADFTQSVSEMNSLRRAFESGDLDQIADDAARVRLVLDDGQVYPLPGKLLFSEAKVDAFTGQVTLRGQFPNPKRELLPGMYVRVQIEQGIDTDSIAVPQQAVQRNGGGGSEVFVVKDDGHVATQVVRMGAIQDGQWFVTEGLKGGERVVVEGFQKFAPGDKVNAQLWPVAEAAHDAAAGEQQTIQAKP is encoded by the coding sequence ATGACGACATTCAACGCACGCTCCGCAGGCCTGGCGCTGTTGCTGGCCGGTCTCGCGCCGCTGCTGGCGGGATGCAATGAGCCGAAACAGGCCGTCGCGGCAACTCAGCCGTCCGAGCCTGAAGTGAGTGTCGTCTCGGTCAAGCCGCAAGCCCGTTCGCTGGTGCGCGAGTTGCCAGGCCGAATCGCCCCGACCCGGGTTGCCGATGTCCGTCCGCGTGTCTCCGGCATCGTCGTGGAACGTATGTTCCATCAAGGCAGCGTGGTGATGGCCGGCGAGCCGCTGTACCGGATCGATCCGAAGCCGTTCCAGGTCGAGCTGCAGGCCAGCGATGCGGCGCTCGCCAAGGCGGACGCGGCCTATGATCTTGCCGCGCAGCACGCGCGTCGCATTGCCACCCTTGCCGGTCAGAAGGCTGTTTCCGAAGCCGAGAACGAGAAGGCCATCGGCGCCATGCGTCAGGCAGAGGCCGAGATCGCCGGCCGCAAGGCCGACGTCGCGCGCGCCAAGCTCAACCTCGACTACGCCACCATCCGCGCGCCGATCAGCGGCATCATCGGCGCCGCGCTGGTCAGCGAGGGCGCGCTGGTGGTGCAGAACGAAAACACCAATCTGGCAACCATTCAGCAGCTCGATCCGATCTACGCCGACTTCACCCAGTCGGTCAGCGAGATGAACTCCCTGCGCCGCGCCTTCGAGAGCGGCGACCTCGACCAGATCGCCGATGACGCCGCACGCGTGCGCCTGGTGCTCGACGATGGCCAAGTCTATCCGCTGCCCGGCAAACTGCTGTTCTCCGAAGCCAAGGTCGATGCCTTCACTGGCCAGGTGACGTTGCGCGGCCAGTTCCCCAATCCGAAGCGCGAATTGCTGCCGGGCATGTATGTCCGCGTTCAAATCGAGCAGGGCATCGACACCGATTCCATCGCGGTGCCGCAGCAGGCGGTGCAGCGCAACGGCGGCGGCGGCAGCGAAGTGTTCGTGGTCAAGGACGATGGTCATGTCGCGACGCAGGTCGTGCGCATGGGCGCGATCCAGGACGGCCAGTGGTTCGTGACCGAGGGTCTGAAGGGTGGCGAGCGCGTGGTGGTCGAAGGCTTCCAGAAATTCGCACCGGGCGACAAGGTGAATGCGCAGCTGTGGCCGGTGGCGGAAGCCGCGCACGACGCTGCTGCCGGCGAGCAGCAGACGATCCAAGCGAAACCCTGA
- a CDS encoding SAM-dependent methyltransferase has product MSVVSRIIGTAERVPLPDALIRAGIQQLCSRTATRLASGDAVSDAAFAGEMAARSIAEHTDAANAQHYEVPAAFFALVLGPNRKYSSCFYKEPESTLQEAEEEALRQTIEHADLADGQSILELGCGWGSLSLSMARQFPNSQITAVSNSSSQRLYIEAQATSRGLTNLRVITHDMNFFAPSQQFDRIVSVEMFEHMINWRELMTRVRSWLAPDGRFFMHIFTHRSGTYLFDRADKEDWIAQHFFTGGVMPSHHLIRQYEDLFDVEKEWRWSGVHYQRTALDWLANFDRNRRDIEAILRPVYGRATGLWMRRWRWFLLATAGLFGYGAGSEWGVSHYRMAAAGRNPTTTQLREGTELAAVTTR; this is encoded by the coding sequence ATGAGCGTCGTATCCCGCATCATCGGCACCGCGGAGCGGGTACCGCTGCCGGATGCGCTTATCCGGGCCGGCATCCAGCAACTCTGTTCGCGAACAGCGACGCGGCTGGCGTCCGGGGACGCCGTCAGCGATGCCGCCTTTGCCGGCGAGATGGCGGCGCGCAGCATCGCCGAACACACCGACGCTGCCAATGCCCAGCACTACGAGGTCCCGGCGGCGTTCTTCGCGCTGGTTCTGGGGCCGAACCGCAAATACTCGTCGTGCTTCTACAAGGAGCCGGAATCGACGCTGCAGGAGGCCGAGGAAGAGGCGCTGCGGCAGACCATCGAACATGCCGACCTCGCCGATGGCCAGTCGATCCTCGAACTCGGCTGCGGCTGGGGCTCGCTGTCGCTGTCGATGGCGCGGCAATTTCCCAACTCGCAGATCACGGCCGTGTCCAACTCCAGCTCGCAGCGCCTCTATATCGAGGCTCAGGCGACATCGCGTGGCCTGACGAACCTGCGCGTCATCACCCACGACATGAACTTCTTCGCGCCGTCGCAACAATTCGACCGCATCGTCTCGGTCGAGATGTTCGAGCACATGATTAACTGGCGCGAGCTGATGACGCGGGTGCGTTCGTGGCTCGCTCCCGACGGCCGTTTCTTCATGCACATCTTCACCCATCGCTCCGGCACCTATCTGTTCGATCGCGCCGACAAGGAGGACTGGATCGCGCAGCATTTCTTCACCGGCGGCGTGATGCCGAGCCATCATTTGATCCGGCAATACGAAGACCTGTTCGATGTCGAGAAGGAGTGGCGTTGGAGTGGCGTGCACTACCAGCGCACGGCGCTCGACTGGCTGGCCAACTTCGACCGCAACCGCCGCGACATCGAGGCGATACTCCGCCCGGTCTATGGCCGCGCGACCGGCCTGTGGATGCGACGCTGGCGCTGGTTCCTTCTCGCCACCGCCGGCCTGTTCGGTTACGGCGCCGGCAGCGAATGGGGCGTCAGCCATTACCGGATGGCGGCGGCGGGCCGGAATCCAACCACCACACAATTGCGTGAGGGGACGGAACTCGCTGCAGTTACAACGCGATAA